A part of Perognathus longimembris pacificus isolate PPM17 chromosome 16, ASM2315922v1, whole genome shotgun sequence genomic DNA contains:
- the LOC125365011 gene encoding UDP-glucuronosyltransferase 2B17-like, which yields MENLFMKFSDTWLNICKEAALNQELIARLRKARLNVLIADAIGPRGELLAELLEIPLVYTLCFYPGYTMEKYSGGLLVPPSYVPVILSGLGGQMTFIEREMEDFLQSSGDNGVVMFSLASMINNLTDKTANAIASALAQIPQKVRCSTSVVYTLSLRSLMNNFIEIHLIVGHPKTKAFITHGGANGIYEAIHHGVPMVGIPLFGEQHDNIAHMVAKGAAVQLDIRTLSSKDLLRALETVISNPLYKKNAMWLSTIHHDQLMKPLDRAVFWIEFVMRHKGAKHLRPLAHNLTWYQYHSLDIIGFLLAGVATVMFLVIKCCLLAYQMFVKMGMKKKRE from the exons ATGGAGAACCTATTTATGAAATTTTCTGACACTTGGCTCAATATTTGTAAAGAAGCAGCTTTGAATCAAGAACTGATAGCAAGGCTGAGAAAAGCAAGACTCAATGTCCTGATTGCAGATGCCATTGGCCCTCGTGGGGAGCTTCTGGCTGAACTCTTGGAGATTCCTTTGGTGTACACTCTCTGCTTCTATCCTGGCTACACAATGGAGAAGTATAGTGGAGGCCTTCTGGTCCCTCCTTCTTACGTGCCTGTCATTCTGTCAGGATTGGGTGGTCAGATGACCTTCATAGAGAGA GAAATGGAAGATTTTCTGCAAAGCTCTGGGGACAATGGTGTAGTGATGTTTTCTTTAGCGTCAATGATTAATAACCTAACAGACAAGACCGCCAATGCAATTGCATCAGCACTGGCACAAATTCCACAAAAGGTGAGGTGTAGTACCTCAGTAGTG TATACCTTATCACTAAGAAGTTTAATGAACAATTTTATTGAAATTCACCTAATCGTAGGTCATCCTAAAACAAAAGCCTTCATCACTCACGGTGGAGCTAATGGCATCTACGAGGCCATCCATCACGGGGTTCCCATGGTGGGCATTCCTTTGTTTGGGGAACAACATGATAACATTGCTCACATGGTGGCCAAAGGAGCAGCTGTGCAACTGGATATAAGAACACTGTCAAGTAAAGACTTGCTCAGAGCACTGGAAACCGTCATTAGCAACCCTCT CTATAAAAAGAACGCTATGTGGCTATCAACCATTCACCATGATCAGCTTATGAAGCCTCTGGACCGAGCTGTGTTCTGGATCGAATTTGTCATGCGCCACAAAGGAGCCAAGCACCTGAGGCCACTTGCCCATAACCTCACCTGGTACCAGTACCACTCTCTGGATATCATTGGCTTCCTCCTGGCCGGTGTTGCCACTGTTATGTTCCTTGTCATAAAatgttgcttgcttgcttaccaaATGTTCGTGAAGATGGgaatgaagaaaaagagggagtag